A single Dermacentor albipictus isolate Rhodes 1998 colony chromosome 3, USDA_Dalb.pri_finalv2, whole genome shotgun sequence DNA region contains:
- the LOC135902781 gene encoding UPF0547 protein C16orf87 homolog, which translates to MAKNRMVTKHCPKCEQQVPVACKSCPCGHEFFANRKSRGVSEQSSQRPRRRTERVRKERQSYLTALVLEQRAAAARAKRARRNGSRRGRPPANRSSSHDSGDEARKLNRPRCGPAKPAKPVEPEMPDEEEEDVFASCTQERLELYATILADINRKLNSQLFHQQLL; encoded by the exons GTGCCCGTGGCGTGCAAGAGCTGCCCGTGCGGCCACGAGTTCTTCGCGAACCGCAAGTCGCGCGGCGTGTCCGAGCAGAGCAGCCAGCGGCCCCGGCGACGCACCGAGCGGGTGCGCAAGGAGCGCCAGAGCTACCTGACCGCGCTGGTGCTCGAGCAGCGCGCCGCCGCAGCCCGGGCCAAGCGGGCGCGGCGCAACGGCAGCCGGCGCGGACGGCCGCCCGCCAACCGCAGCTCGTCGCACGACTCCGGCGACGAGGCCCGCAAGCTGAACCGGCCGAGGTGCGGGCCCGCCAAGCCGGCCAAGCCCGTCG AACCTGAAATGCccgacgaggaagaagaagacgtgtTCGCCAGCTGCACCCAGGAACGCCTCGAGCTCTACGCCACCATCCTGGCCGACATCAACCGCAAGCTCAACTCGCAGCTCTTCCATCAGCAGCTTTTATGA